In Natronomonas halophila, one DNA window encodes the following:
- a CDS encoding NAD+ synthase, translating into MTEHDPLVEGTNIDLQFSESELAERRDHIIDFIAETVDGAGADGAVIGLSGGIDSTTVAYLAVEALGAENVKGILLPSSVNPEADETDAERVAKDLGIDYEIVEIDPIVDTFVEAAPEGAAEDRMALGNVRVRTRAVLLYFVANAESRLVLGTGNRSEAATGYFTKYGDQAVDCNPIGNLYKCQVRQLARDLNVPEDLVTRTPTAAMWEGQTDEEEMGLGYDELDAILALHVDGPFSKTATVRTLGLPEKAIERVVELYEQSEHKRSMPPAPDPL; encoded by the coding sequence ATGACGGAACACGACCCACTGGTGGAGGGGACGAATATCGACCTGCAGTTCTCCGAGTCGGAACTCGCCGAACGCCGCGACCACATCATCGACTTCATCGCCGAGACGGTCGACGGGGCGGGCGCCGACGGGGCGGTCATCGGCCTTTCCGGAGGCATCGACTCGACGACGGTCGCCTACCTCGCCGTCGAGGCGTTGGGCGCGGAGAACGTCAAGGGGATTCTCCTGCCGAGTTCCGTCAACCCCGAGGCCGACGAGACGGACGCCGAGCGGGTCGCCAAGGACCTCGGCATCGACTACGAAATCGTCGAAATCGACCCCATCGTCGATACGTTCGTCGAAGCCGCACCCGAGGGTGCCGCCGAGGACCGAATGGCGCTCGGGAACGTCCGCGTGCGGACGCGCGCGGTACTGCTGTATTTCGTCGCCAACGCCGAAAGCCGCCTCGTGCTCGGGACGGGCAACCGCTCGGAGGCCGCGACGGGGTATTTCACGAAGTACGGCGACCAGGCCGTCGACTGCAACCCCATCGGCAACCTCTACAAGTGTCAAGTCCGGCAGTTAGCGCGTGATTTGAACGTGCCCGAGGACCTCGTGACCCGGACGCCGACGGCAGCGATGTGGGAGGGACAGACCGACGAGGAGGAGATGGGACTGGGTTACGACGAACTCGATGCGATTCTCGCGCTCCACGTCGACGGCCCCTTCTCGAAGACTGCGACCGTCCGAACGCTCGGACTGCCCGAGAAGGCCATCGAGCGCGTGGTCGAACTCTACGAGCAAAGCGAGCACAAGCGGTCAATGCCGCCCGCGCCGGACCCCCTTTAA
- a CDS encoding arylsulfotransferase family protein: protein MRRRRVLVFGGIILLCLGVLGVLAVTADDTVQTDEGEPYPGETLVTVQAYGWFGNHNGDVFIVDENGDRTWEYQPPNAAVFDGEYLDNGNVMVSYGQRVPNSECPEEYQNTSNHGDHCVKNVVEEIDPETNERVWAYTWYDVFIHWHEVHDADRLDNGETVIIDMGRDRTFTVNQEGNVTWEWSAVEHLDEGSEFWNEHVNGTSRESHDYTGPSQDWSHMNDVDRLENGNYLMSIRNFDVLVEVDPQTNDVVDVIGDPGNHSIMYEQHDPNYLEAHDHVIVADSENNRVVEYDAETMEEVWRYEGPSTSDRLQWPRDADRLPNGDTLIVDSRNFRAIEVDENGDVVWAHDLSERRGIIYDADRIGPNRNLDEEPEDVPAGDNLESRGHSGVVSNTVAFVESWLGFVFPPWFGLPGLLAVLGILLGGLGFAWEGYRDYRDGA from the coding sequence ATGCGACGTCGGCGCGTACTCGTCTTCGGCGGTATCATTCTACTTTGTCTCGGCGTGTTGGGCGTGCTGGCTGTCACTGCCGACGACACCGTACAGACCGATGAGGGCGAGCCGTATCCGGGCGAGACGCTCGTCACCGTACAGGCCTACGGCTGGTTCGGCAACCACAACGGCGACGTGTTCATCGTCGACGAGAACGGCGACCGGACCTGGGAATACCAGCCGCCGAACGCTGCCGTCTTCGACGGGGAGTATCTGGACAACGGCAACGTGATGGTCTCCTACGGCCAGCGTGTGCCGAATTCGGAGTGTCCCGAGGAGTACCAGAACACGTCGAACCACGGCGACCACTGTGTCAAGAACGTCGTCGAGGAAATCGACCCCGAAACCAACGAACGGGTGTGGGCCTACACGTGGTACGACGTCTTCATCCATTGGCACGAGGTTCACGACGCCGACCGCCTTGACAACGGCGAGACGGTCATCATCGACATGGGCCGGGACCGCACCTTTACAGTGAATCAGGAAGGCAACGTGACCTGGGAGTGGTCGGCCGTCGAGCACCTCGACGAGGGTAGCGAGTTCTGGAACGAGCACGTCAACGGCACCTCCCGGGAGAGCCACGACTACACCGGCCCGAGTCAGGACTGGTCGCACATGAACGACGTCGACCGACTGGAGAACGGCAACTACCTCATGTCCATCCGGAACTTCGACGTCCTCGTGGAGGTCGACCCTCAGACCAACGACGTCGTCGACGTCATCGGCGACCCCGGCAACCACAGCATCATGTACGAACAGCACGACCCGAACTATCTGGAGGCCCACGACCACGTCATCGTCGCCGACAGCGAGAACAACCGGGTCGTCGAGTACGACGCCGAGACGATGGAGGAGGTCTGGCGCTACGAGGGGCCGTCGACGAGCGACCGACTCCAGTGGCCCCGTGACGCCGACCGCCTGCCGAACGGCGACACGCTCATCGTCGACTCGCGGAACTTCCGGGCCATCGAAGTCGACGAGAACGGCGACGTGGTCTGGGCGCACGACCTCTCGGAGCGCCGGGGCATCATCTACGACGCCGACCGTATCGGCCCGAATCGGAACCTCGACGAAGAACCGGAGGACGTCCCGGCGGGCGATAACCTCGAAAGCCGGGGCCACAGCGGGGTGGTCAGCAACACGGTCGCGTTCGTCGAATCGTGGCTCGGCTTCGTCTTCCCGCCGTGGTTCGGCCTGCCGGGACTGCTCGCGGTCCTCGGCATCCTACTCGGGGGCCTCGGCTTCGCGTGGGAAGGCTATCGCGACTACCGGGACGGAGCGTAG
- a CDS encoding acyltransferase: MTKRHVSLPAEAEEGLQQFLDEVDRRLSSDEDTCQVVEDVLVDLHGDREAYERWQAGEDVSPAERVRLQGYDPCNATLESEYYAEKDEERFQESKHLQWLWRQFDATPMADNVEFALRFRRMLAKHLFDECGDNCRFFKGISFTYGHNISVGDNVVVHDDVHLDDRGQLTIGDRVSISDGVHVYSHDHDIVDQTDVENFHTIIEDDARVTYDAMVRAGVKVGENAIVGSRAVVQSDVPAHHVVVGTPAKSVRIKPGWEDVAEPVDGDHPSERDERKIPYELPEDLDRFDEFQRDRRPPGDR, translated from the coding sequence ATGACGAAGCGTCACGTCTCTCTGCCGGCGGAGGCCGAAGAGGGCCTCCAACAGTTTCTCGACGAGGTAGACCGTCGGTTATCCAGCGACGAGGACACCTGTCAGGTAGTCGAGGACGTCCTCGTCGACCTGCACGGCGACCGGGAGGCCTACGAGCGCTGGCAGGCCGGCGAGGACGTCTCGCCGGCCGAACGCGTCCGCCTGCAGGGCTACGACCCCTGCAACGCGACGCTGGAAAGCGAATACTACGCCGAGAAGGACGAAGAACGGTTCCAGGAGTCGAAGCACCTCCAGTGGCTCTGGCGGCAGTTCGACGCCACGCCGATGGCCGACAACGTCGAGTTCGCGCTCCGTTTTCGGCGGATGCTCGCCAAACACCTCTTCGACGAGTGCGGTGACAACTGCCGCTTTTTCAAGGGCATCTCCTTTACCTACGGCCACAACATCTCCGTCGGCGACAACGTCGTCGTCCACGACGACGTCCACCTCGACGACCGCGGGCAACTCACCATCGGCGACCGCGTCTCCATCTCCGACGGTGTCCACGTCTACAGCCACGACCACGATATCGTCGACCAGACCGACGTCGAGAACTTCCATACCATCATCGAGGACGACGCGCGCGTGACCTACGATGCGATGGTCCGGGCCGGCGTCAAGGTCGGCGAAAACGCCATCGTCGGCTCCCGGGCAGTCGTCCAGTCGGACGTCCCCGCCCACCACGTCGTCGTCGGCACACCCGCCAAAAGCGTCCGCATCAAACCCGGCTGGGAGGACGTCGCCGAACCCGTCGATGGTGACCATCCCAGCGAGCGCGATGAGCGGAAGATTCCCTACGAACTGCCCGAGGACCTCGACCGCTTCGACGAGTTCCAGCGGGACCGCCGGCCGCCCGGCGACCGCTGA